DNA sequence from the bacterium genome:
GGCGATTGCCGACCCGGCGCGGCTGCGGCTCCTGAGCTTCATCGCCGCGCAGCCCTCCGGCGAGGCCTGCGTCTGTCATCTCACCGAGCCGCTCGGGCTGTCGCAGCCCACGGTCAGTCACCACCTGAAGGTGCTGTTCACCGCCGGCCTGCTGCAGCGCGAGCGACGCGGCACGTGGGTCTACTACCGCATCGTGCCGGACGAATTGGCGAGGCTCCGCGACGCCCTGGCGGCGCCGGCCGCCGCCTCGCGCAAGACGAGCGCGGGGACGCGATGACCGCGATGCCCGTGGCGACCCGGCGGCTCGCCGTCCTCGACCGCTACCTGACCGTGTGGATCTTCCTCGCCATGCTGGTCGGCATCGGCAGCGGCTACCTCGTGCCCGGCCTGGAAGCCTTCCTCGACCGCTTCAGCGTCGGCACGACGTCGATTCCCATCGCCGCCGGCCTGATCCTCATGATGTACCCGCCGCTGGCCAAGGTCCGCTACGAGACGATGGGCCGCGCCTTCCGCGATGCGCGCATCCTCGCCCTGTCGCTGGTGCAGAACTGGGTGATCGGGCCGCTGCTCATGTTCATCCTG
Encoded proteins:
- a CDS encoding helix-turn-helix transcriptional regulator gives rise to the protein MRKKVATIGRCCAPVFHGELGQEHAEHLADAFKAIADPARLRLLSFIAAQPSGEACVCHLTEPLGLSQPTVSHHLKVLFTAGLLQRERRGTWVYYRIVPDELARLRDALAAPAAASRKTSAGTR